CTTTGATTCTCTTCGCCCGGCCATTGTTCCTCCTCCCGTTGATTAGTGCCGAAAAAAATGATAGCAGGTTACATAATGTGCACAAAATAGATGATGTGCacaaaaacaaaatagtcatttttTGGCTATAATTCCTCGTAAATCATTTTACTCATAATAGCATCGCGTGCAAGAAGAGAAAGATGAACGTGGCTTAAGTTTCTAAATGAAGCGAGATTTATCTCATAACTTGTTAGTTTGTCGCTCGAATTAGCTACCTGTGTGTTCAATGGAATAGAAAAATATAACAAATGCTAACTTTCTTATCTATGGTCTTTACCCCAGGAGGTTTTCCTTTACATTTGTGTTCAAGCTATTACTAGCCATGCATGCTTCTGCCTAGTGGCCTAGACACAATGTATTGATAGGTTGGACAAGAAAGTCTTTGCCCGTACAAAGAATCCTAGCGCCTTCTTAACCGTCAAATTATTTATATTATATCACATGACCGGACTTGTAGTAACAATCAAAATTTTGAAGTGTAAGTGGTAAAAAGAGAGCACTTTTTCTGTTCACGTATTGAAAGTGCACCAGCAATGTTAAATGACATGAATGGAACTTATGCCAGTGGAGTTGGAACAGTGTAGCAGACAGAAACCTTAATGTGTGGGGAACAGAAACACGTGTACTTTACGTCTGCTATGTTGAACAGGGGAAAGATAAATACTAGTTATAAGGACATAAATACAATTGGGGCTATTATAGTGCGTGAGAATCCCAAAGCGATTTGATGGGCAAGATTCCAATGAGCGTCGTCGCCGAATGCTCCTACGCAATTTCGCTGCTTACAACTTGGTGTACTTGCCGCCCGGATGACACTTGAAAGGTACTGCTTCTGTCGGATATGGAGATTTCTCACTCACCCGATGTACAGATAAGTGGTTATATCAACAGCCGATATTACAACAAAGATTATAATAAGGCTAAACAAATTAGACATGTGCgcatccacgcgtcagctttgttgacaacaacaacaacaccaactcACCAGAAGCAGCCGTAGGTTGAGCCATCAAAGTCGACCCAGCAAATGCCGTCGTTGTGGCCAAAACAATGAAAGGAAACTGTGCTGCTCCGCATTTGAAATTTTATGTAAGCACACCACAGTTTCTTTACAAGTTAAGTAAAATGCAACAGGTTTATTCCTCGTTTTGGTATTCATGCAATGCACAGCAATGTGcagcctgtacacactcagttctCGTTCTTGAAGCTGCAGAACCAACTTCTATTCTGGCAGGCTAGGAATCTTCTCTAACAGTTTTTTGAAGCGCACACCGTAGGACAATAGTTCTACGGTAAATTTTCATTAATAGTGGTATGTTACGTAAATTTTCATTAATAGTGGTATGTTACATGAGGtaaggagaaaaagaagaaaactACAAAGATCCTATCCAGAAAAGGGAAAACAGATTAACCAACTCCGGTTTTTGGGAACTGAATCATCAGGTTATTAGAATGTCTGAGCTAACCAAGCCTGAAACTCTGCAGATAATTTGCTCTTGATCTTAATACCTAATAACTTGAGCTCCTGTTTGAGAGTGAACGGCATTATGTACTTACAGATTACTTACAAAGTGCTGTACAGCCTCTCTGGCTCAGGTGACCCCGGTGTACATATAAACTTATGTAAGAGAAAAACCTTGACGCGCAGAGAATTTATACTCACCAGTAATCATTGCAGGAGCACAAACCATCTTTGAAATGATGAAACCTGTTCCTGTCTCTGACAACAATCTCCCTGTTGTACACTTTCGAGATCAACTTCGTGGCGGAGTGGCAGTCCACACACACTCTCAAATTCTTCGACAGCCGAATGGTTGCGCCAGGGCGCGACTTCATCAGGCCAAACGCAATGGCTAGCTTCTCGCTGTGATGTGAAACGGACACTTGCTTCTCAGATTCATCAACATCTAGCCTTGCGTCAGCGGTATTTGGGACGTACCCAGCCATCTTGATGTTTTCAATCATCTCATCCACTTTCTCATATATCTCCCTCGACTGGGGGTGGTCGCTGTCTTCAGCAAAGAACTCAAAGATTGTCCCATCCAGCTCAATGAGACTGCACCCAGGAATTTTCTTGATCCCTCTCTCATTCATTTCCTTCCGAATCATAGCTGCGTCTTTCCATTGTCCCACTGACGCGTAGGTGTTCGATAGAAGTATGTAGTTACCACTGTGATTGGGATCTAGTGGGGTGATCTGCTTCAGCGCTTCTTCTCCGATTTCAACATTTTTGTGAACTGTGCAAGCAGAAAGCAGTGCCCTCCAGACAACTGCATTTGGCACAATTGGCATATTCCTGATAAACTGGTGCACCTCATCAATCAAACCTGCCCGTCCCAACAGATCAACCATACAGCCATAGTGCTCAATCCTTGGATGGATGCCATAATCCTGGGTCATACTATCAAAATGCCGGCGACCCTCCTCAACTAAGCAACTGTGGCTGCAAGCTAGGAGAACACCAATGAATGTGACATCTGTAGGCTCAATGTTGGCCTTCCGCATGGATGAGAAGAGCTCCAGCGCTTCTCTACCTCTTCCGTTGCTTGCCATGCCCTTTATCAAGGCTGTCCACGTCCAAGAATTCCTCACAGGCATCGACTCAAATGCCTTGACTGCATCTTCAATGCATCCGCACTTTGCATAGAAGTCCACCAGCGCAGTGCCAAGAACAACTGTAAGGGACAAGGCCTTTCTCCTTATGTATGAATGCACCCACTTGCCCGTCTCAAGTGCACCCAGGACAGCACAGGCAGAGAGCACACTGACCATGGTTATATCATTCGGGTTCACCTCGGTAGCCTGCATCTCATTAAAAATAGCAAGTGCCTCTCGACATCGGTCGGCTTGAGTGTAGCCAGAGATCATCGCGCTCCAAGCAACCACATCCCGGGAGTGCATCCTGTCAAACAATCTCCGCGCCTTATCAAGTTCTCCACACTTGGCATTCATGTCAACCAGCGCAGTTGCCAAGTTTCTGTTCCTCACCATCCCCTTCTCCTCTGCATAAACTCCAATCCGCTCGCCGAGCTTAGAATCACCTATTTTTCCGCATGCTGTGGCAACACTCACCAATGTGACCTCATCAAA
The window above is part of the Triticum aestivum cultivar Chinese Spring chromosome 2A, IWGSC CS RefSeq v2.1, whole genome shotgun sequence genome. Proteins encoded here:
- the LOC123189542 gene encoding pentatricopeptide repeat-containing protein At1g08070, chloroplastic isoform X2, which gives rise to MLDAAIAANVCPDQHTIANTVKSCARIYALATGRSVQAYAVKLGFMADQFVLNSLIHMYASCGDIMAAKVLFNAVEEKGVVTWNAMIAGYFKNGDWKEVVDMFKGMLEVQAPFDEVTLVSVATACGKIGDSKLGERIGVYAEEKGMVRNRNLATALVDMNAKCGELDKARRLFDRMHSRDVVAWSAMISGYTQADRCREALAIFNEMQATEVNPNDITMVSVLSACAVLGALETGKWVHSYIRRKALSLTVVLGTALVDFYAKCGCIEDAVKAFESMPVRNSWTWTALIKGMASNGRGREALELFSSMRKANIEPTDVTFIGVLLACSHSCLVEEGRRHFDSMTQDYGIHPRIEHYGCMVDLLGRAGLIDEVHQFIRNMPIVPNAVVWRALLSACTVHKNVEIGEEALKQITPLDPNHSGNYILLSNTYASVGQWKDAAMIRKEMNERGIKKIPGCSLIELDGTIFEFFAEDSDHPQSREIYEKVDEMIENIKMAGYVPNTADARLDVDESEKQVSVSHHSEKLAIAFGLMKSRPGATIRLSKNLRVCVDCHSATKLISKVYNREIVVRDRNRFHHFKDGLCSCNDYWSSSY
- the LOC123189542 gene encoding pentatricopeptide repeat-containing protein At1g08070, chloroplastic isoform X1 → MLDAAIAANVCPDQHTIANTVKSCARIYALATGRSVQAYAVKLGFMADQFVLNSLIHMYASCGDIMAAKVLFNAVEEKGVVTWNAMIAGYFKNGDWKEVVDMFKGMLEVQAPFDEVTLVSVATACGKIGDSKLGERIGVYAEEKGMVRNRNLATALVDMNAKCGELDKARRLFDRMHSRDVVAWSAMISGYTQADRCREALAIFNEMQATEVNPNDITMVSVLSACAVLGALETGKWVHSYIRRKALSLTVVLGTALVDFYAKCGCIEDAVKAFESMPVRNSWTWTALIKGMASNGRGREALELFSSMRKANIEPTDVTFIGVLLACSHSCLVEEGRRHFDSMTQDYGIHPRIEHYGCMVDLLGRAGLIDEVHQFIRNMPIVPNAVVWRALLSACTVHKNVEIGEEALKQITPLDPNHSGNYILLSNTYASVGQWKDAAMIRKEMNERGIKKIPGCSLIELDGTIFEFFAEDSDHPQSREIYEKVDEMIENIKMAGYVPNTADARLDVDESEKQVSVSHHSEKLAIAFGLMKSRPGATIRLSKNLRVCVDCHSATKLISKVYNREIVVRDRNRFHHFKDGLCSCNDYCTVSFHCFGHNDGICWVDFDGSTYGCFW